The genomic window ATAACTAATTTATTAGGTCAAAAATCATCTAGAAAATACTCAAAATAATAAGTTAAGATAAAATCCAAATTGGAAAGCAAATGACTTAAAATCCATGGGAATATTTTATCTTTTAACCAATAATATCGCCATCTCTCCAATAGAAGAGTCCCTGGCCACCACAGGGGGATTTACAGGGTTGGTAAGCACCTTAATTATCCTCTTATTAGTGGCGACTGCGGTAGCCTTAATTACCCGTTGGCTAAAAATTCCTTATGTGATTGGTCTTGTCTTAGCAGGTTTAGTGATTACCAAACAAGCATTACCCGGATCTGTGGGTTTAAATCCTGATGTTATTTTGAATTTATTTCTACCTATTTTAATTTTTGAGGCAGCGATTAATACCGATATTAGTCGTTTACGCAGTACCATCAAACCCATTCTTTTATTAGCAGGGCCAGGAGTTATTCTATCTGCAGCCATCACTGCTACTTTACTGAAATTTGGGCTTGATCTCGTTTGGATTACGGCTTGTGCCGTTGGTGTCATTTTAACCATTACGGACACAGTTTCAGTGATCGCTGCCTTTAGAACAGTAACCGTTCCTGGACGACTGGCTACTATTGTAGAAGGAGAAAGTCTCTTTAATGATGGGATCGCCTTAGTATTACTAACCCTAATCACTACTATCCATACCGAGGGGTCATTTTCCGTTGCGGAGGGATTAGAACAAGTTTTTATTGCTTTTGTTGGGGGTACCATTCTTGGAGTGGGACTTGGCTATCTGTGTGTGGGACTATTTCAACAGTTAGATGATGCCTTAAGTGACATTTTATTGACCGTTGCGGTTTCGTTGGGAACCTTTCAAATTGGTCAATTTTTGGGGGTTTCTAGTGCGATCGCAGTAATGGTAGCTGGATTAGTGATAGGGAATTTAGGATTTCGTCAAACTTCGGCCACTGCCAAAGTAACACTGCTAAATTTTTGGGAATATGCGGGATTTGGGGTAAATACCTTTATTTTTTTGCTGGTGGGGATTGAAACTGATCCCATTGTTCTTTTAACAACCATTCCCGATACCCTTTTGACTATTGTGGTTTATCAGATCGGACGAGTTTGTGCTATTTATCCCTTACTCTTTTTCTTGGGTTTCGTTGATCGTCGTTTACCGTTGCGTTGGCAGCACGTTTTAATTTTAGGTAATGTTAAAGGGTCCCTTTCTATGGCTCTTGCCCTAAGCTTACCTTATACTTTACCAGGACGAACGGAAGTCATTACTTTGGTCTTTAGTACGGTTTTTGTTTCTTTGGTGGGGCAAGGACTCAGTTTACCCTGGTTTGTGAAACGTTTACAGTTGTCTCGACTGTCTCCAACGAAACAAGAGATGGAAACCTTACAATTAAATCTAATCGCATCTAAAGCAGCCCAACAAGAGTTAGGAAGTCTTTTGAAGTCGGGTAGTTTACCAAAATCCCTCTATGAAGAACTATTTGCCACCTACCAAGCTAAAGTAGCGGTGTCAGAACAAAAATTACGCAATCTCTATCATTCTCCTCTCATTGATGAGTCAGATAATATAGGGGAAAATGGGTATTTAGATGGCCTCCGTCGTCGCCTTTATTTAGCAGAAAAAGGCGCAGTTAATGATGCTGTTCGGAAAGGACTACTTTCAGATGAATTGGCTCAATGTTATATTAAGTCACTCAACGAAAAACTATTATCCCTCAAGGATGATTAAATGGCGTGATCTGAGTTCGGATTAAGAAAAAGAGATGATAATAAGTGAGGAGACTAACCCCTCAATTATTAGAAAAACCCTTGAATCAGAGGTAAAAATGGCTGTTGCGATCGCTAAATCCATAACTGTCGAAGAATACTTAGCACGGGAAGAAGCTGCCCAAGAGAAAAGCGAATTTATTAATGGGGAAATGATTAAAATGGCGGGAGCTTCTGCAAATCACAATCTTTTAACGGGTAAACTTCATGCTCGGTTGTTATTAGCATTAGAAGACGTGGATTATACGGTGTTTATGAGTGATATGAAACTTTGGCCGCCCCATTTTCAGAACTACTTTTATCCTGATGTCATGGTAATTAAGGGTGAACCTTGCTTTACCGATGCCAAACAAACCGCAGTCACTAATCCTTGTTTAATCGCAGAAATATTATCGGTTTCAACGGAAGGATTTGATAAGAATCAGAAATTTACTTTTTATCGCACGATTCCTGAGTTGCAAGAATATCTGTTAATTGATCAGTGTGCTTATCGGGTGGAATTATATCGTAAAGTCGGCGATCGTCAATGGTTATTAACGGAATTTATTGGTCAAGAAGAAGTTTTTACTTTACAATCGGTAGCAGTAGAAATTACACTTGCAGATTTATATAAACGAGTCAACTTTATCGGAAAGGAGCAATAATTATGCCATTAAATCCTAAAATTATCGCCAAAATTTGTGGGATTTAGCATACTAACGACGCAAAACCCATAATCTTAGGAGTTTAACCCATGAAACGAATGTTAAAAACACAAACTTACCAGACAGATTACTATCAATGGACGATAGAGCAAGTCCAAGCTTTAAGAGAGCGAAATTTAGACAATTTAGACTGGGAAAATATTATTGAGGAAATTGAATCTTTGGGACGTAGTGACTACAATGCTGTGTCTAGTCTTCTGATGAGAGAGATCGAACATCGCCTCAAAATTGACTATCCTCCTTTAGAGGAATGCTATAAAAAATCGCAAGTCGAAATACAAGCTTTCAAAATCGGGATCAAACGAAAGATTTCACCCAGTATGAAACCCAAACTCCAACAAGACTTAGATGAAATTTATCAAGATGCTGTTAGTTTAGTTACCTTGGAATACGGTATTAAATTACCTGATCAATGCCCCTACATTTTAGACGAATTGTTGTAGAAGCTAAACCCATTCAAGAACATAACCCCATAAAATCAATGAGTTGCTTAACGAGATCGGGTTTGGTGACGGCTAACATGGTCGAGCCAGTCTCTAGAATAGTGCTACCATTAGGGATGGTTAAATCTTCATGGGGATGGGCTTGATACCCAATAATTAAAGTTCCTACTGGAAACTGAGGATCTTTAGCAAGTTCAGCAATGGTACGTCCTGCAAGATAACACCCGTGGGGAACAGACAGTTTTAAAACTTCAATCTGTCCCTGTTCAAAGTGCATCATGGCTTCTACCTGAGGATATTCAATGGCGTTAATCACACGATTAATGGCTAGTTCTGTTGTACTGATTATATGAGTTGCACCGGCTAATTGATAGGGTTCAAGAAAATCGCGATCGCGCATCCGTACAATTATCTGCTGTACCCCATAATGTTTGGCTAAAGTTACCATGGCTAAGTTGAGAGCATCTTCTCGAAGGGCTGCAATCATTGCATCAGCTTTCCGAATGCCGGCTTCTAGTAATATATTAGTATTAACTGCACTGCCTTCAAAAGCCATGACACCGATTTTCTCGCGAGCATACTGACAAGCAAGAGTGTCTGTGTCTACAACAGCGATGGTATGGCCCATGTTCAACAAAGTTTTTGCTGAATCTAAGCCCATCATTCCTGCACCACCAATGAGAATATACATGGTTATTGCTAATTTTTTCTATAGAGTAGAGTTTCCATCAGAGATTACACTTAATCATAAAGATTACCTTTACAGTCATAATATTATCAAAATATCGAAGATCAATGATTCAAACTGCTAAACTTTCGGTTACAGAGTATGAAACAATTGTCGAAACGGGAATTTTTAGTGATCGCCGTATTGAATTAATTGAAGGAAACTTAATCGAAGTGAGCCCAGAAACCCCGTACCATGCTAACTGTAATAACAAACTCTATAAATATTTTCTGACCTTATTTAATAGTTTAGCAGATGTGCGATCGGCTCATCCCATTAGTCTTATTAACTCGGAACCACAACCGGATTTAGTATTAGCAAAACTTCCTGATAGCTTATATGACAACAAACATCCCGAACCAGAAGATATCTATTTATTAATTGAAATTTCCTATTCAACCTTAAGCTATGATTTAAACGAAAAAAAAAGAGTTTATGCTAAGTCAAATATTCAAGAATATTGGATAATTGATCTTGAAAATTATCGCTTAATTATCTTTAAGTCTCCTCATGGAGACGACTATCAAAATCAACTTGAATTAAAAACAGGTTTTGTTTTCTGTTTAGCTTTTCCTGATGTTACTATAGAAGTGAATAAACTAATTAATTAAACTTCGAGATTTTGAGAGTTTCTTCTTATTCACATGAACACTATAACCCTGAATGTTAAACCCGTTCAACTGACGGATGAAGAGTTTTATCAACTTTGCCAAGTGAATGAAGCATGGCGATTTGATAACTATTAACTTAAAAATTAAGGCGATCGCTTTTTACCAAAGAAGCGATCGCCTCTATCCAATATCCAAAATCAAAGGGTTAAAAATTAGCTTCTTATAGCATCAATAAGTTCGTCAGCAGTGGGGTTAAAGTTAGGCTTAGGAATGTTAATATTTTCAGCCCAAAGATAATAAACTTTTTCTAAAGCTTCTTCATGAACACTCCAGGATCTTGTTTGTTTTTTAGTGTTAACCTGAACTAATAACCATTTTTGTTCTGGAGACTCTCGAGGTTCAATGGCAAAAATAAAACAAAGTTCTTGATTATACGCTTCATAATAAGATAACTTATACAGTGATCCTTGCCATCCACGTTCTCCCATTGTTGCTAATTGAATGGCTTGTTCTTCTAGTTCATTTTTAGGGATAAAAATATAAGTTTGTGGGGTAGTTTGATCAGAATAAACTGGAGGACACCAACCAAATTTATCTAGCATAAAATCTAACAGTTGATCAAATGCTTCTATATCATTTGTCATCAAAGCAACATCCCCATCTTGATCAGGTTGTGTTCTTACCCATTTGATTTGTTCTTTAAACTTATGGTTTGCAGCAACGGCAAAAGCATTATCAGTCACTAATTCATAATCAACCCCAATATAGCCTTTTTCTACAAGTTCTTCAATGGTTTTATCCGAAGGAAAAGGATGATTAATTGAGTAATCATAATCAGCAAATGACACTGTTTGAGCAGTTTGATTAGTAGTATTGCCGCTCTGATTCATTAATTCTTTAGCACGAGGAATGATCTCTTTTTTCTTACTGGAAATACCTTTTATGGTATTAATAGGAAATACTGTTTCTTCTCCATTGTCTAAAATTAAAGAAAAACGCAGATTCTCTTCATCATTAAAATATAATTTGATCAGAGTTTTGTTTTCATCTCCATCAATATTGATACCACAATACTCTACAGTATCCTTCATTTGTAAACGATTACTATCTAAATCATTACGTTTAAATAATCGTTTCAGGGCATTAAATCCATTAATTTCCATCTGAGTTGTGATAATTTCTTCAAAATGAGAAGGAACTGACTGCATTTCAGAAGGAGCTTGCTCAAACTCTTCTATTTGGATATTTGTAGGTTTCTTAGAGTTAGTATTTGAGTTTTTAGATTGACTTAATTCTTGTTTTAAGCTTTCAATTTCATTCTGTAAAGCTTTTAGTTTTTCTTGGTTTTCTTCCTCTGCTAATGCAATTCCGTGAGCTACATAATCAAGACTATAAATATGTAAAAGCGTTTCTCTCATTTCTTCGGCTGACTCAAAACGATTTTGTGGTAAAACCGCTACTGCTTTTTTTAGCCACTTAAATAAAGGAGGTGCAATTATTTCTTCAACTTCTGTTAAGTCTAATTCGTAATTTTCCGTGATGTCAAATTGATGAGGCGGAACTCCTGTTATTAATACTAAAAGTGTCATTCCTACTGCATATAAATCACTTTGAAAGAATGTTTTACCCATTTGCTGTTCAATGGGACAATATCCAGGAGTACCAATAACTGTTCCTGTTTTTCCTAAACCAGAAACTTCTACATCTTTGATGATTCCGAAGTCAATTAAAACTGGTTTACCATCTCCTTGACGTAAAATAATGTTATCAGGTTTAATATCTCGATGAATAATGTTTTGTTGATGAACTGTTTCTAAAACCTCTAGTAAAGATAACATTAGTTCAATAGCTTTTTTATCAGCCATAACATATCCTTCTTTCAATAATGCCAAGAGTTGATCTTTTAAACTATTACCCTGAATAAATTCTTGAATTAAATAAAAATTTCCTTCAAAATCAAAAAAATCAATTAAAGAAGGGATTTGCCCGTGAGAAACTCCTAATTTTTGTAGAACTTGTGCTTCTTTTTTAAATCTCTCTAATAAGTCTAAATTATGGTCATGATCATCTCCTAATTTTTGCAATTTAGCGACATAAATAACTGGAACGGCTGTCATTAAACTTTTAACTAGAAAGGTTGCACCGAAACCCCCTTCTCCTAAAACTTTCGTCACTTCATATTTATTAGCTAAACAATAACCGGGTTGAATATCTTTGACCTTTTTTCTACCGTGATTATTTTGGTTATCTTCTGAAAATAAATCAAAAATTTTATTTAACATGGTTGGGTTCCTCATTATGACGGTTAACTGGACATTTTCCTAATGATCAGTATTCCCAAAACTCAGCTAACCATAACAACTTAATGAACAAAAATAATAGCGATCGCTAATTTTTCCTCAATTTCTGGGAATACTAAATAAAACAAACAATAAAGTCATAGGAAATCATAATGTTAGCCAGGGTTTGGTGCGCTTCATTAGTGGGTATTGATGCGGTAAAAGTTGGGGTAGAAGTAGATGTTGCCGGGGGACTTCCTGCTATCACAATTGTGGGACTACCAGACACTGCTGTACAAGAATCCAGGGAAAGAGTGAAAGCAGCTATTAAGAATTCAGGGTTTGCCTTTCCCGTGCGAAAAATAATTATTAACTTAGCCCCGGCTGACTTACGCAAAGATGGCCCTTCTTTTGACTTACCCATCAGTGTGGGTATATTAACGGCCTCAGAGCAAGTTGATGCCCATTTATTGGGGGATTATTTGTTTTTAGGAGAACTCTCCCTTGATGGCAGTTTGCGCCCCGTGGCCGGCGTTTTACCCATCGCTGCTAAAGCGCAACAGTTAAGGATCAAAGGGTTAGTGGTGCCGGCGGATAACGCCCAAGAAGCAGCCGTCGTCAAAGGTTTAGCGGTTTATGGGTTCAAACACCTCTCAGATGTAGCTGACTTCCTCTGTCAACCCGAAAACTATCAACCTGTCACCTATCAACCCCCGAAAAAGGATGATTTAAGCCCTATTTTTCCCCTGGATCTCAAAGACGTTAAAGGCCAAACCCACGCCCGTCGCGCCTTAGAAATAGCGGCATCGGGGGGACATAATTTAATTTTAGTTGGGCCACCCGGAAGCGGAAAAACCATGTTAGCTAAGCGTTTACCTGGTATTTTACCGCCGTTATCCTTTTCTGAGGCGTTAGAAGTCTCTCAGATCCACTCTGTAGCTGGTTTACTGAAAAATAGAGGCTCTTTGATCCAGGATCGCCCCTTTCGTAGTCCCCATCATTCTGCGTCGGGTCCGAGTTTAGTGGGGGGTGGAAGTTACCCGAAACCGGGAGAAATTTCCTTATCTCATCACGGTATCTTATTTTTAGACGAATTAACGGAGTTTAAGCGTAATGTGCTGGAGTTTCTTCGTCAACCCTTAGAAGATGGTTATGTTTCAATATCCCGAACTCGTCAGTCGGTGACATTCCCTGCACAGTTTACCCTGGTCGCAAGCACAAACCCTTGTCCCTGTGGGTATTTCGGCGATCCCATCCAACGCTGTACTTGTTCCCCCCGTCAACGGGAACAATATTGGGCGAAGTTATCGGGTCCGTTGATGGATAGAATTGATTTACAAGTGGCTGTAAACCGCCTAAAACCCGAAGAAATGACGCAACAAGTGACAGGGGAGGGATCGGATAGTATTAGAGAGAGGGTGAAATTAGCCCGCGATCGCGCTCACCATCGCTTTAAGGAAGATGCTTCAGTATCTTGTAACGCACAGATGCAGACATCCCATTTACGGCGTTTTTGTGCGTTGGATGATGGTAGTCGTAACTTATTAGAAGGGGCGATCCGTAAGTTAGGGTTATCTGCAAGGGCGATGGATCGAGTGTTAAAAGTATCTCGTACTATTGCGGATCTTGCTGATGATGACACAGTTAAAAGTTATCATGTTGCTGAGGCAATACAATATCGAACCATTGATAGAATGCAGTAGGATTTTTTTGTTATTTTTCTGTAATTTCTGGGAATCCTAATACAAGTTAGGTCAAATGAATAGTAACAAAATGAAAGCTTCTGAAACCAGTATTCGTAATCTTTTAGAAGGTACAAAACAGTTCCAAGTTCCTCTTTTTCAAAGACCCTATTCTTGGAAAAAAAGCCACTGGGATACTCTTTGGGATGATTTAATGAGTATATATAATGAAGAAGTTGAAGGCAGTTACTTTTTAGGTCCAATAGTTACACAGTCAATATCTGCAACGGCTGACGGAATTTCACCATTTCTTATCATTGATGGTCAACAGCGTTTGACTACTTTAAGTATTTTATTAGCAAGTTTACGAGATAAATTAAAAAATGCAAATAAGAAGAGAGTTTCAGATGAGTTACACGAATTTTATTTAATTAATAAGTTTAAAGACAATGAAGATTATTTTAAAGTCTTACCAACTCAAGCTGATCGGGACTCTTATAAAGCACTTATTGATAGAGAAAATAGCTTAAGTCATCTCAACTTGAATGGTCAAATAACTAAAGCTCATGAATATTTTATTAAAAAATTAAATAACCAAGGAATTGATTTTTGCGACAAAATCAAAAATATTATTCTTGAAAAATTAATTGTTGTTAATATTACATCGGGCGAGGATGATAATCCTTATTTAATTTTTGAGAGTTTGAATAATAAAGGACAAGAATTGACTCAAGCTGATTTAGTTCGTAATTATATATTTATGAAGCTACCTCTTGAAAGTAGAGAAAAAGAATATAATTGTTTATGGTTACCTCTTGAAAATAAATTTAAAGAACAAGTGGGTGAAAAATATTCTGGAGAATTGACCAATTCCTTTTGGTTTTATTTAAGAAAAGAGGGAAAATCCGTTTCTAAAAATAATATTTATCAATCATTTAAGAAAAAATGTGATAACTCTTCAGATGGGTTACAAGAAGAATTAGAATTATTAGTGAAATTTTCTCAGTATTATGAATGTTTAAACTTTCCTGAAACAGAAGAATCTAATTCTATGCTAAAAAACTATTTTAATAACTTAAAGAAATTAGATTTCACCACATCACACATTTTTCTATTAAATATATATAATGATTATCAAAATAGTCAAATTTCAAAAGATGACTTTGAGAAAATATTAATTTATCTCGAATCCTATTTTGTTCGTCGTTTATTTTCAGGAGTATCTACAAGGGTATTAGGTGGAATTCTCAATAATTTATATAAGGATATACAAAAAGAAAATACTGGTGATATTGTCCAAAGATTATATGAAATCCTAAATCGATTTGAAAACCAAAAAAGATGGCCAACGGATGAAGAGTTTAAACAGGGAATTATAAATCATAATATTTATAGTCAAAAAACAGCAGGACGAACTCAATTTATTCTAGAAAGATTAGAAAAAAGTCAAGGTAAAGAAACTGTTGATTTTTCAAACTTGACTGTTGAACATATTATGCCTCAAACGCTTAGTAATCAATGGAAAAAAACATTAGGTGAGAAAAATGCAAAGAATTATAAGACGTGGCTTCATACATTGGGAAATTTAACACTAACTGCTTATAACCCAGAATTATCTAATAAACCCTATTTTGATAAACAAAAATATTTAATAGACAGTAACTTATATCTTAATCGGTATTTTCGTGATATTAATGACTGGAATTTTGATGAGATTAAAGAAAGGGGAAACCGCTTAGCTGATATCGCTATCAAAGTCTGGCCTAGATAACAATTATTTTGATAAAGTATCGGGAGTAAAAACGGTTTGTCCTATCAAATAAATAGATTTTCTTACAAAGTAAATTGAAAATCATTAACGATCATTCCTGGGGTCAAAATACCCCCTAAACTTCTTTGTCCATAAGTACCTGTTCTCGGAATAAACTCTCTAAAATTAGTTAAAGTAACTAAATTTTCTCTCCAAAAACGATATAAACTTTCATCAAATCTTAAGTTTTCAATGGGGGCAATAATTTCGCCATTTTCTACCCAGAAACAAGCATAACGAGTCATTCCTGTTATTCTTCCTCCTGTGCGATCGCTCCAGTTTAAATAGTGTAAATTAGAGACATATAACCCTGTATTTAAAGTCGATAAAATCTCCTCTTGAGATAAATTCCCTGGTAATAATTCAGGCGATCGCAAACTCTCATAATTATTAGCACCATTTGCAGTTAAATTATATTCTGATGCAGTGCGAGAACTAATTAAAGTATTAACTAAATTTCCTTCGGTGATAATGGGTAAAATTTCGGGAGCAATTTCTCCTAATTCATTAAACCTAGGGACGCTACCTTTACTAAAGTTTTCTTGCAAGGAAAATTGAGGAGATAATGTTTTTCCTTGTTGCAATTTTAATAAAGAACTATCTCCCCGTCTCAAAGAAGATTGACTAATACCACCCCAAGATAACATACTAATCAAATCAGCAACGGCAGCAGGGGCGAAATAAGTACGATATCCTCCAGGTTTAATGGTTTTTGATGGTTTCTCTAAAGCAATAAATTGCGCTTTATCGGTTTTAATTTGCTCTAAATACTTATTATGATCCCAATTTTGTCCTGAAAATATACCTTTAACTGCTTTGTCTTCTGGCGTAATTAAAGAATAATCAACGATGTAATTTTCAGTCGCAAACCAATGAAATTGACCAGCAGAATTACTATTTCCTCGAATCATAGAACCTGCGGTATATAGTCCCGTCATATCTAATTCAGAAACAGGAGAAATAATCTCATTCACTGCTTTTTCTGTCGATAATAAGTTTCCTGGATAAACTTCTTTTGTTGTTCCGTTATTTTCAGGGAGAACAATATGAGGATCTTCTGGTAATTGGGGTAATTCTTGACGTAAATAGTTCAAATTTTCTACTGCAATTTGACTATCACCTGACTCATCTCCTGTAAAAGAAAATGTAGCAAAAGCTATTCTTTGATTAGCCATTAAGGTGAGTTTAATAGTCCCATCTTTAACTATGCCAGTTTGTCTTACTTTTGCACTATTAAACCGAATAAATTGAGTTTGTTCTCCACTTAATTCGATAGTTAAATATTCTTCACTTTGTAATTTATCAATGAGAAGATGACACAGTTGTTGAAAGCTAGATTCTAAATGGTCTAATTTTTGATTATTCATCAGAGAAAAAATAAGCAAATCTAATGGATGAAGACAGTTAATTGCTTGGGGATAATGACCTAAAGTAGCAATACTTTTCTTGAATCATTAAATTGTAACTTATTTTCTTCTCTGTGTGCTAGTCTATCTTACTCTTTTATTAAGTGGATAGGTTTAACTTCCATAAATTTTGCAATTCTGCCAGTAAATACCGTTGTCGTTGTTCAATAATTTCTGGTGTCCATTCTTCTTCTTTCATTGCTTGGATAGTTAAAGCAAAGATAGCGGTAGGATTATTAATGTATTTATCTTTTTTTACTTTATATTCATAATTTTTTGCTTCACTATTTTTTTTATGAGAAAGTAAAACTAAATTACCGAGACGATGAACATATTTGTCTTTTTGTTCTTGAGAAGTAAACCATTCGTTCCACTGACTATCTAATGGAGGATTTTGAGGTAAAATGTGTTCAATGGTAATCACTTTATAACCATCATAGTTAGGAATTCCATCACTCATTAAACTATCAAGACGAAGTAAAACATACAGGTTTACTTTTCTCATTTCGTAAAGATTTCTATCTAATAATTTAATGATTTCTTCTTGTTCTGAAGACGATAGTTGTAAAGGAGAATCTACTGCATATAAATCTGCATCATCTTCTATCGCTTGTAAAATATCTGCATAGTGTTTATTTCTTTGATAAATAGTCGTTCTGAGAATCATTAAGCCGACAGCAAATCGCTCTAAATAGGTTAAAAAAGCTAGTATCTTTTCAGGCTTATTTTTATGTTTTTTAATATACAAAATAGTGGGAGGTATCCACTCAAAATGATCAATACGCTGTAACCATTTCAAGAGTTCATTAATTTCTTTAGCACCGTGATCATGGATAAAATCACATTTTTTTATGTCATCAAAAGCCTCACTAAAAGCTTGTAATACATTATCAATAAAATCACGAGGATTATGCTTAATTAAAACATACTCACGAAATTCCTCAATCACTTTACGACTTAGTCTCTTCTTTGCGTAAATCATGCGTATATGAGAGAATAATTCTTGAAAATTCTCTCGACCTAATTTTACTTCTATGTCTTCCCATTTCTTGGTATATTTTTTTTCTAGAGATTCATTATCTGAAATTTTACCGATCAAATCTGCTTTTAAAATATCAGTAACCGATAAATCTAAGCCTCGATCATTTAAGACTGAGAAAATACGATAAGCTGATTCAAAATCAGGAGTAGAAACAGCTACTAAATAACATCGCTGTAAGAGGAATTTTGTTAAATGTTGTTTTTGAGAGTCTTCGGGTAATTTTTCACTTATTCTTTTAAGTAAAATCCGAGTATTGTTAACAATATTTTTTTGAGGATCAGAAAGATTTTGAACTGTTATAGTTTCGATATCTTTTAATCCTTCTGAAGTTTGAATATATTTTTCAAAAAATTCTTTATCCCGTTCCCTTAAATATAATCGAGGACGGGCAGGAATTCCTGAAAGTCTCCTTTCTGCCTGATAGATAAAATACCCTAATTCATTATCATTTATCAACTTCCTTAAGACAGATAAAAGAATTGTCAAAGTGGTTAATCTTTGTTGTCCATCGACAACCTCTGAGTCTGGTTTTCCTTCAGGTTTTATAAGGACAATATTTCCTAAAAAATAAGGTGCTATATGTTCAATATTTACAGAATTATCACCCATAGCATCAATCAGATCATCTAATAATCTTTCCGTTTCCTCTGTCGTCCAAGCATAAGGACGTTGATAGTTAGGAATATTAAAAGAAAATTGATCACTAAAAATCTCTTTAATGGGATATCCTGCACCGTCAATTTTAATTGCTGTCATGGTGTTTCCTTGAAAAATTTTTCTTCATCTGCTAACTGATAGTATTCCCAATTTCGTGAAACTTATTACCATGATTATTACTCACATCTTGCACCTTGGATTAAATTAGCTAGTTTAGGGAGGGAAGACTGGAACAAAAAAAGGGTTTATTTTGACTGTATCTACTTAATACCAGTTCTCAGAAATAGCTAAAAAGATTGCTTCGGGGTATTTTCAGTAAAAGTCAAAGCTTACTGTTTACATTACCCCTCGCAATGACCATTTAAGTATTTAATAACTTTCGAGAATTTCTCAACTCAAATAGATACAATAAATAAACGAGTGTTCAATATGATAGATAAATTGTGGAGATTACCTTTTTAGGAACCAGTTCCGGAGTGCCAACACGATCGCGTAATGTGTCGAGTGTCGCCTTAAGATTACCTCAACGGGCCGAAGTTTGGTTATTTGACTGTGGAGAAGGAACCCAACACCAACTATTACGCAGTGACGTGAAAATATCCCAAATTACGCGCATTTTTGTCACCCATATGCACGGCGATCACATTTATGGGTTGACGGGGTTATTGGCCAGTTGTGGGTTAGCAGGAAGTGGCCAACCCATTGAAATTTATGGTCCCCCAGAATTAAAAGACTATCTAAAAGCTTGCGCTAAA from Crocosphaera subtropica ATCC 51142 includes these protein-coding regions:
- a CDS encoding DUF262 domain-containing protein; the protein is MKASETSIRNLLEGTKQFQVPLFQRPYSWKKSHWDTLWDDLMSIYNEEVEGSYFLGPIVTQSISATADGISPFLIIDGQQRLTTLSILLASLRDKLKNANKKRVSDELHEFYLINKFKDNEDYFKVLPTQADRDSYKALIDRENSLSHLNLNGQITKAHEYFIKKLNNQGIDFCDKIKNIILEKLIVVNITSGEDDNPYLIFESLNNKGQELTQADLVRNYIFMKLPLESREKEYNCLWLPLENKFKEQVGEKYSGELTNSFWFYLRKEGKSVSKNNIYQSFKKKCDNSSDGLQEELELLVKFSQYYECLNFPETEESNSMLKNYFNNLKKLDFTTSHIFLLNIYNDYQNSQISKDDFEKILIYLESYFVRRLFSGVSTRVLGGILNNLYKDIQKENTGDIVQRLYEILNRFENQKRWPTDEEFKQGIINHNIYSQKTAGRTQFILERLEKSQGKETVDFSNLTVEHIMPQTLSNQWKKTLGEKNAKNYKTWLHTLGNLTLTAYNPELSNKPYFDKQKYLIDSNLYLNRYFRDINDWNFDEIKERGNRLADIAIKVWPR
- a CDS encoding protein kinase domain-containing protein translates to MLNKIFDLFSEDNQNNHGRKKVKDIQPGYCLANKYEVTKVLGEGGFGATFLVKSLMTAVPVIYVAKLQKLGDDHDHNLDLLERFKKEAQVLQKLGVSHGQIPSLIDFFDFEGNFYLIQEFIQGNSLKDQLLALLKEGYVMADKKAIELMLSLLEVLETVHQQNIIHRDIKPDNIILRQGDGKPVLIDFGIIKDVEVSGLGKTGTVIGTPGYCPIEQQMGKTFFQSDLYAVGMTLLVLITGVPPHQFDITENYELDLTEVEEIIAPPLFKWLKKAVAVLPQNRFESAEEMRETLLHIYSLDYVAHGIALAEEENQEKLKALQNEIESLKQELSQSKNSNTNSKKPTNIQIEEFEQAPSEMQSVPSHFEEIITTQMEINGFNALKRLFKRNDLDSNRLQMKDTVEYCGINIDGDENKTLIKLYFNDEENLRFSLILDNGEETVFPINTIKGISSKKKEIIPRAKELMNQSGNTTNQTAQTVSFADYDYSINHPFPSDKTIEELVEKGYIGVDYELVTDNAFAVAANHKFKEQIKWVRTQPDQDGDVALMTNDIEAFDQLLDFMLDKFGWCPPVYSDQTTPQTYIFIPKNELEEQAIQLATMGERGWQGSLYKLSYYEAYNQELCFIFAIEPRESPEQKWLLVQVNTKKQTRSWSVHEEALEKVYYLWAENINIPKPNFNPTADELIDAIRS
- a CDS encoding YifB family Mg chelatase-like AAA ATPase, which gives rise to MLARVWCASLVGIDAVKVGVEVDVAGGLPAITIVGLPDTAVQESRERVKAAIKNSGFAFPVRKIIINLAPADLRKDGPSFDLPISVGILTASEQVDAHLLGDYLFLGELSLDGSLRPVAGVLPIAAKAQQLRIKGLVVPADNAQEAAVVKGLAVYGFKHLSDVADFLCQPENYQPVTYQPPKKDDLSPIFPLDLKDVKGQTHARRALEIAASGGHNLILVGPPGSGKTMLAKRLPGILPPLSFSEALEVSQIHSVAGLLKNRGSLIQDRPFRSPHHSASGPSLVGGGSYPKPGEISLSHHGILFLDELTEFKRNVLEFLRQPLEDGYVSISRTRQSVTFPAQFTLVASTNPCPCGYFGDPIQRCTCSPRQREQYWAKLSGPLMDRIDLQVAVNRLKPEEMTQQVTGEGSDSIRERVKLARDRAHHRFKEDASVSCNAQMQTSHLRRFCALDDGSRNLLEGAIRKLGLSARAMDRVLKVSRTIADLADDDTVKSYHVAEAIQYRTIDRMQ